In Hydrogenimonas thermophila, the genomic window AACTACTTCAAATATCCAGCAGATATAAGACGCATTATCTATACAACCAATATTATTGAATCTGTACATAGACAGTTCAGAAAATTAACTAAAACTAAAGGAGCATTCCCAAATGAAAATTCACTTTTAAAACTACTCTATATGGGAATTCAGAACGCACAGAAAAAGTGGACAATGCCGATGCGTAACTGGAGTCTGACACTTTCACAACTGGCTATATTTTTCGAAGGTAGGCTCGAAGAAGCCCTTGAACTATGATATAATCTTAGGAACTATTGGATGTTGACACAAAATTCTGAACGGTCTCATGATTTACTTCTTGTATCCATAAATCATCTATGGATTTATTTGTAGGGTTAAGACTATTTAATAGGTTATCAATAATTTTAGTTTTTAAATCTATAGGTAAAGTATCTATTTCATCAAAAAGTTGCTGTTGTTTTAAAGCTACCATTTTGTTCTCCAAATTTTAGATTTATGTCCTATTTTACCAAAATTTTTTTGGTTCTCTTATTTCACCTTTTTTAAGTCTCCCTCTCTTTTTTGGTTTAGATTGAACTTCTTTTTAAACTTTTACAGGTTTCTCTCTCAATGGTATTTTTGTAGAATCTATAGCATTATAAAAAAATATTTTCTCGATAAAATTCTCAAAGTTCTATCGATATGCAGTCTATCTATCAATTCTCTTGTTGTTTGAATATTATAAACACTCTTTGCTATAAATGCTCTTGCAATCTGTTCTCTATCTTTAGGAGTAAACTCATCTATCTTCAAACTCTCTTTTAGCTCTGGAAATAATGTATTCTCAAGATTTGTAATTTTAAGCCACATCTTTGATAATGTTGATATAATTTTGGACATAAGCTGAATCTCTAGATGGAAGAGATAAGGAAGTTGCTAAAACAATAGGGGGAGTTGTTATTGATGCTTATTTTCTAATATTGATAGCAATTTTAAGATAATGGAAAAGTTTATAAAACAATTGCCATAGGAAAATTAGATGACTAATTTTAATATAAAAAATATAAAAATACAAAATTATAAAAAATACTCAGATTTAGAATTAATTTTTTCAAATAGAGCAAATTTAATTATAGGAGAAAACGGAACAGGAAAAACTTCTATATTAGATGCTTTAGCTACTTTGCTTGGTGGTTATATTCAAGCATTTAAAAATATTGGTACTGGAGATAGGCACTCTATAGCTAAAAAAGATATTAAAATAGATATTCAAGATATAGATGATAATATTGTGGTAAAATATAAACTACCTGTGATAATTAGTGGTAATTTAGATGTGAATAAGAATGATATTTTTATAGAAAGAATGAGACGACAAGTTAAAAATGATACAAAAACACATCTTTTGAAAACTATTAATAAAAGTTTGATTGATTATATAACCGAAATAGAAAATAATTTGGATGATATTACTTTACCTATTATTTCATATCATGGAACTGGTAGATTATGGGAACAAGAATATAAAAAAACTTCAAAGATGGAGAAGCTTACAAGGTTTGATGGATATAAAGATTGTCTAAATGCTAAGTCAAATTATCGTAATTTTATAGCTTGGTTTGAGAAACAAGAAAGAAATGCTTTTAATTTAAGAAAAGAGATACCAATTTTAGAAGCTGTAAGAGAATGTGTAAAAAGTTTTATATCACAAGTATCTAAACAAGAAGTAGAATTATTTATATATAGAGAAGGGGATTTGGAGATAAAATTTAAAGATACAGAAAAAAGAGAAAGAATCTCAAGTTTAAGTGATGGATATAGAAACCTTATCGGGATAGTATCAGATATAGCATATAGAATGGCTATTTTAAATCCACACTTAGGTAAAGATGTAGTTTCAAAAACTCCTGGAGTAGTTTTGGTAGATGAGATAGATTTACACCTTCATCCAAAATGGCAAAGAGAAGTTGTATCTCTTTTTAAAAATACTTTCCCAAAAGTTCAGTTTATTTTTTCATCCCATTCTCCATTTGTAATACAATCAATGCAAAAAAATGAGATAATAAAACTTAGTGAAAATAATCAATTACTTGGAACAGACGCTACATTATTGAGCATAGAAGATATTAGTGAAAAGATACAAGATATAGAATTACCACAAATTAGTAAAAGAAAATCAGAAATGTTGAAAGTAGCGGATAAATATTTGGATTTGTTAGAGAAATTAGAAAATAAAAGTGATAATGAAGAGTTAGAAAATATAAAAAAAGAGTTAGATAAATTGATAGAACCATTTGAGGATAATATGGCATATGTGGCATTTTTGCGAAGAAAAAGATTATTAAGAGAGTGATAAATGAGACCTGTAAATAAAGGATTAGCACCTCAAACATATGCAAGCTATTTACAAGCAAAAGATGACTTACGAGATGCTATTGGGAGTTATTGCTCTTACTGTGAATTGAATATATCAAATGGAATGGATATAGAACATGTTTCACCAAAAAGTAAAAATCCTACTTTAGAGAATGACTGGGATAATCTTCTTGTAGCTTGTAAAATATGTAATAGAAATAAATCAAATAATAATGATAATCGTGATGGATATATTTTCCCAGATACTCATAATACAGCTTATGCTTTTAGATATACTAAAACAAAAGTATTGGTAAATAATGAGTTAAGTGAAGACGAAAAAGTTTTAGCTAAAAATACCATTGATTTAGTAAAATTAAATAGAGAAAAAGATTCTAAAAATAGAAAAGATGACAGATATGTTCAAAGGTTAATAGAGTGGGGTAAAGCAGAAGAGAGTTTAAAAGATTATTTAAAAAATCATTCTCAAGAGATGATAAATCAAATAGCAAGAAGCCATACACATTTTATATCTAGTTGGTTAGAAGTTTTTAAAGATTATCCAGAAGTCAAAAAAGCACTTTTAGAAAGTGTCGTTGGAACTGATTTTACATGTTATGATAATAGTTTTGATGCAGTGAAAAGTTTGAAAAAAATAAAAATATAGGGATAAAATAATGCACGAAATAGTTACAAGTGATTTGTTTTTGTTCTTAACAGGAATATGCAGTGTACTTGGACTTGGATTGTCTATTTTTGCTGTAAATAAAGTTATAGAGATAGATAACAGTATGAAGATAAACTCTCAAAATATTACAGCTACAAATAATTCTAAAGCAGCTGGTAGAGATGTTCGATAAAAATCAAAATTTAAATGCTACAAATAATTCAAAAGTAGCTGGTAGAGATTTGATTGATAATTCTACTAATTATTTTATAGAAACAACAAAACATGAATCTACTATTGCTAATGTTTTGACGGGATTTTTAGATATTATTACTGATGTAAAATATGAAAAACCAGATACAAATGAATATACAATAGAAGATAAGATAGATTATAACAAGTTAAAAAAATATAAAGATTTTTTTGATGATTATATGGAAAATTATAATTTAGTTAGACATAAAATTATGATAATACTAGAAGATGAGCCATCTTTTGAAAATAAATTGATTTTTCATATAAAAAACAAGTTTATACGTTGGTATGATACAAAAATAGATCCTGATGAGATTTTATCGAATATAATCGATGATTTAGAGCAAGAGTTAAAAGAGTATTCAAATTTGAGTTTAGAAGATGTCAGTGGTGTACAATATGTAGTTTTTTATGTATTTGCAAGGTGCAAAATATTTGAAAAACCAAAGAAGGATATATAAACTTGATAGTTACAGAGAGATATCCTCAAAAAAGTTTATATTACTTAGGTGGGGAGTTGATAGAGTTTTTGAATAAAAATAATATCAAGTATTCGCTTTTTGAGCTATATGAGCATTTTAAAAAATACCAAAAGATTGAATTAAAAAAATTTATTTTGTTATTAGATTGGCTATATTTAATAGATATGATAAAAATTACAGATGATGGGTGCATAGTAAAATGTTCTTAAAAAGATTAGAAATAGTAGATAATACATTGCAAAAAAGAAGAGTAGTAGATTTTAATGAAAGTGGTTTAAACTTAATTGTTGGAATAGGTGATCAAAATAAGACTACAAATGACATAGGAAAAACTACTCTTATTAGAGTTCTTGATTTTTGTTTTGATGGGAAGATAGAACAATTATATACAGATAAAGAGTTTAAAGAATCTATAAATGAAGATATATACGATTTTTTAAAGACTAAACAACCTGTTTTTAAACTTTTTTTAGAAGATAGAAGTACAGGTTTTAACTATGAGATAAAAAGAGTTGTTACATATAAAAAAGATAGATTAAAAGTAGAAAATCAAATATTATTTAATGGTCAAAAAAGAGAAGGTGATTTTAATGCAGAGTTAAAAAAGATACTGTTTAATAATATTAGTAAAAAGCCATCTCTTAGGCAACTCATACCAAAATTTATACGAAAAGATGAAAATCAGATCAATAATGTCTTAAAATACCTTCATCCTGCAACATCAAATAGTGAGTATGAAAAGATACATCTGTTTTTGTTTGGATTTAAAGCAAAAAAGCTTTTGCAAGAAAAAAGTGAGTTAGAAAGAGAGTTAAAAAGAAACAAAAAAGATAAATCTATTTTGGGAAAAAGATTTAATATAATTGACTTAAAACAAATATTAGAAATTATTAATAAAGATTTAGAAGAATTGTATAAACAAAGAGATGAATTTCAATTGGATGAAAAGTATGAGTTAGAAGAGGAGCAGTTGAAAAATATTCAGTTAAAATTGATAGAGATAGAAAAAATTATAACCAATTTAAATTTACAAAAAAGTTTAACAAAAAAACAATTAGAAGAGTTGGAAAAAGATAGGTTTTTACAAGATACTCAATTGATAAAATTACTTTATGATGAGGCTAAGTTCTATATAGATAAACTTCATAAAAGTTTTGATGAAGTTGTAACATTTCATAATAAGATGATTGAAAATGAAAAGATATATATGAAAAATAGACTAGATAATATTGAGGAAAATTTATTAGATCTTACAAAACAAAGAGGTGGATTACAAAAAGAGTATTCAAATCTAATGAAAAAACTCTCAAAAACAGGCTCATTAGCTGAATTTACTAAACTTAATGAACAAATAGAAAAATTAGCAGAGCAAAAAGGTCAAAATGAGAAATTGCTAGAAGAGTTAGAAAAAATTGAAATAAACATAAAACATACAGAAGAAAGATTATCAAAAATAAAAGATGAAATCAATACAAATTTAGAAGATTTTAATAATAAATTATCTTTATTTAATAAATATTTTAGTAAGTATTCTAAAATATTATATGATGTAGAGTTTTTTATCTCTTATGATTTAGAAGAAGATCCAATAAAATTTTATATCAAAAATGCTGGAGGAAATGAAGGAAGTGGTAAAAAACAAGCTATAATAACAGCTTTTGATTTGGCATATATCGATTTTAT contains:
- a CDS encoding AAA family ATPase, which translates into the protein MHSKMFLKRLEIVDNTLQKRRVVDFNESGLNLIVGIGDQNKTTNDIGKTTLIRVLDFCFDGKIEQLYTDKEFKESINEDIYDFLKTKQPVFKLFLEDRSTGFNYEIKRVVTYKKDRLKVENQILFNGQKREGDFNAELKKILFNNISKKPSLRQLIPKFIRKDENQINNVLKYLHPATSNSEYEKIHLFLFGFKAKKLLQEKSELERELKRNKKDKSILGKRFNIIDLKQILEIINKDLEELYKQRDEFQLDEKYELEEEQLKNIQLKLIEIEKIITNLNLQKSLTKKQLEELEKDRFLQDTQLIKLLYDEAKFYIDKLHKSFDEVVTFHNKMIENEKIYMKNRLDNIEENLLDLTKQRGGLQKEYSNLMKKLSKTGSLAEFTKLNEQIEKLAEQKGQNEKLLEELEKIEINIKHTEERLSKIKDEINTNLEDFNNKLSLFNKYFSKYSKILYDVEFFISYDLEEDPIKFYIKNAGGNEGSGKKQAIITAFDLAYIDFINELHINFPHFVAHDKVELIDINKLEKLFEIANNISGQFIVPIIYDKIESIYDKYKGNVILELSEENKFFGV
- a CDS encoding HNH endonuclease, whose protein sequence is MRPVNKGLAPQTYASYLQAKDDLRDAIGSYCSYCELNISNGMDIEHVSPKSKNPTLENDWDNLLVACKICNRNKSNNNDNRDGYIFPDTHNTAYAFRYTKTKVLVNNELSEDEKVLAKNTIDLVKLNREKDSKNRKDDRYVQRLIEWGKAEESLKDYLKNHSQEMINQIARSHTHFISSWLEVFKDYPEVKKALLESVVGTDFTCYDNSFDAVKSLKKIKI
- a CDS encoding ABC-three component system protein, which codes for MFDKNQNLNATNNSKVAGRDLIDNSTNYFIETTKHESTIANVLTGFLDIITDVKYEKPDTNEYTIEDKIDYNKLKKYKDFFDDYMENYNLVRHKIMIILEDEPSFENKLIFHIKNKFIRWYDTKIDPDEILSNIIDDLEQELKEYSNLSLEDVSGVQYVVFYVFARCKIFEKPKKDI
- a CDS encoding transposase produces the protein NYFKYPADIRRIIYTTNIIESVHRQFRKLTKTKGAFPNENSLLKLLYMGIQNAQKKWTMPMRNWSLTLSQLAIFFEGRLEEALEL
- a CDS encoding AAA family ATPase yields the protein MTNFNIKNIKIQNYKKYSDLELIFSNRANLIIGENGTGKTSILDALATLLGGYIQAFKNIGTGDRHSIAKKDIKIDIQDIDDNIVVKYKLPVIISGNLDVNKNDIFIERMRRQVKNDTKTHLLKTINKSLIDYITEIENNLDDITLPIISYHGTGRLWEQEYKKTSKMEKLTRFDGYKDCLNAKSNYRNFIAWFEKQERNAFNLRKEIPILEAVRECVKSFISQVSKQEVELFIYREGDLEIKFKDTEKRERISSLSDGYRNLIGIVSDIAYRMAILNPHLGKDVVSKTPGVVLVDEIDLHLHPKWQREVVSLFKNTFPKVQFIFSSHSPFVIQSMQKNEIIKLSENNQLLGTDATLLSIEDISEKIQDIELPQISKRKSEMLKVADKYLDLLEKLENKSDNEELENIKKELDKLIEPFEDNMAYVAFLRRKRLLRE
- a CDS encoding ABC-three component system middle component 6, with the protein product MNKNNIKYSLFELYEHFKKYQKIELKKFILLLDWLYLIDMIKITDDGCIVKCS